A window from Gossypium raimondii isolate GPD5lz chromosome 7, ASM2569854v1, whole genome shotgun sequence encodes these proteins:
- the LOC105768863 gene encoding cysteine-rich receptor-like protein kinase 42 — protein MNLFQFSSSKQSYWNWVFFFIFSLLISTSFSDPRISNPGLFCGKFNPLNGTNFVPTFVKEMQGLSEAINARHFATYHLNSTLPIYALAQCHQDLSQTDCLLCYAASRTKIPRCLPFNSARIFLDGCFLRYDNYSFFKESVSSSFDKVICSNDNVAKVDEKRTKRVGYAVGKVTKVALRNGGFGTAAVDGVFALAQCWKSVPFEGCQECLHKAEMEVRGCSPKAEGRGLYTGCYLRYSTKKFFNEMGETEHNHGVSGIAVIIAIISATSAFIMLSVFVAYATYARLSKRKKELENLGQISINFEKSGLKFKYETLEKATDYFSLSRKLGQGGTGSVFMGILPNGKIVAVKRLIYNTRQWVDEFFNEVNLISKIQHKNLVKLLGCSIEGPESLLVYEYLPNKSLDQFIFDEEKAKRLKWKHRFDIIVGTAEGLAYLHGVESQIRIIHRDIKSSNVLLDENLNPKIADFGLVRCLAPEKSHLSTGVAGTLGYMAPEYLIRGQLTEKADVYSFGVLVLEIVCGKRNATFSKDSSSLLQTVWTLYRSNRLAEAVDPCIRDEILAKGGPDYVLQIGLLCTQASVSLRPSMVEVVQMLTDTDCEIPIPNQPPFINGNVQEPERSTKSYSLDSFISNAVKKIQGSGTFSESSRTHSSDEPSKTQ, from the exons ATGAATTTGTTTCAGTTTTCAAGCTCAAAACAATCATACTGGAATTGGGTTTTcttctttatcttttctttgttgatttCAACCTCTTTTTCTGATCCAAGAATCTCAAACCCTGGTCTTTTTTGTGGGAAATTCAATCCGTTAAATGGAACTAACTTTGTTCCAACCTTTGTTAAAGAGATGCAAGGTCTGTCAGAAGCCATTAATGCTCGACATTTCGCTACTTATCACCTTAATTCCACGCTTCCAATCTATGCTTTAGCACAGTGTCATCAAGATCTTTCACAAACAGATTGCCTTCTCTGTTATGCAGCTTCGAGGACCAAGATTCCACGTTGCCTTCCTTTTAACTCGGCTCGAATCTTTCTCGACGGATGCTTCTTGCGTTATGATAATTACAGCTTTTTCAAGGAGTCTGTTTCGTCGAGTTTTGATAAAGTTATTTGTAGTAATGATAATGTAGCAAAGGTTGATGAAAAACGTACTAAGAGGGTTGGTTATGCAGTTGGGAAGGTGACTAAAGTTGCTTTGAGAAATGGTGGATTTGGGACAGCAGCGGTTGATGGGGTGTTCGCATTGGCGCAGTGTTGGAAAAGTGTCCCCTTTGAAGGGTGTCAAGAGTGCTTGCACAAGGCGGAAATGGAGGTCAGAGGCTGCTCGCCGAAGGCTGAAGGGAGAGGGTTGTATACTGGGTGTTATTTGAGGTACTCAACTAAGAAGTTCTTCAATGAAATGGGAGAAACAGAACATAATCATG GGGTTTCAGGAATTGCAGTCATAATAGCCATTATTTCAGCAACATCTGCATTCATAATGCTCTCTGTCTTTGTGGCTTATGCAACTTATGCAAGATTatcaaagagaaagaaag AACTTGAAAACCTCGGCCAGATTTCgataaactttgaaaaatcaggATTGAAGTTCAAGTATGAAACCCTTGAGAAAGCAACAGACTATTTCAGTCTTTCCAGGAAACTAGGCCAAGGAGGAACTGGTTCAGTGTTCATGGGGATTCTTCCAAATGGGAAGATTGTTGCAGTAAAGAGATTGATATACAATACTAGACAATGGGTTGATGAGTTTTTCAATGAAGTAAATCTAATCAGCAAGATTCAACACAAGAATCTGGTGAAACTTCTCGGTTGTAGCATTGAAGGCCCTGAGTCTCTCTTGGTTTATGAGTATTTACCGAACAAGAGCCTCgatcaattcatttttg ATGAGGAGAAAGCAAAACGTTTAAAGTGGAAGCATAGGTTTGATATCATTGTTGGAACAGCTGAGGGTTTAGCATATCTTCATGGAGTAGAGTCTCAAATAAGGATAATCCACAGGGACATTAAAAGCAGCAATGTCCTTTTAGATGAGAATCTCAATCCAAAGATTGCTGATTTTGGACTAGTACGATGTTTAGCTCCTGAAAAGAGTCATCTTAGTACTGGAGTTGCTGGAACACT AGGATATATGGCTCCCGAGTACCTTATTCGAGGACAACTCACAGAGAAAGCCGATGTTTACAGTTTCGGTGTTCTAGTTCTTGAGATTGTATGTGGTAAAAGGAATGCCACCTTTTCAAAGGACTCTTCTTCGCTTCTACAAACA GTTTGGACACtttacagatcaaacagatTAGCTGAAGCAGTAGACCCTTGCATAAGAGATGAAATATTAGCAAAAGGAGGCCCAGATTATGTGCTTCAAATTGGGTTATTATGCACACAAGCTTCAGTTTCTTTAAGACCATCAATGGTGGAAGTAGTTCAGATGTTAACTGATACAGATTGTGAAATCCCCATACCAAACCAACCTCCATTCATAAATGGTAATGTCCAAGAACCAGAGAGATCGACCAAGTCTTATAGCTTAGATAGTTTCATATCAAATGCAGTGAAGAAAATTCAAGGTTCAGGCACTTTCTCTGAGTCATCAAGAACTCATAGTTCAGATGAACCATCAAAAACCCAataa